One Syntrophales bacterium DNA window includes the following coding sequences:
- the argH gene encoding argininosuccinate lyase, whose protein sequence is MTEKVEKPWGGRFSEDTDKAVEAFTASLHFDRRLYRYDIEGSIAHARMLARQGIVKKNESRAIIAGLKEILKDIEDETFFFNPDDEDIHMAIEKALTVRIGEVGGKLHSARSRNDQVALDERLYLRAETDEFINLVRDLQGALLEQAKKETGVILPGYTHMQKAQPVLLSHYLLSFWEMFDRDLSRLHDCRVRMNVMPLGAAALAGTGLPIDRKYVARLLKFPRVTENSMDTVSDRDFVAEFIFVASLIMAHLSRFCEDLVLWSTDEFGYIEIADSFTTGSSIMPQKKNPDVAELIRGKTGRVYGDLVAILTLLKGLPMTYNRDLQEDKEALFDALDTTKASLRIFTMMIGHIAFRREKMATGAEGGFSTATDIAEYLVRKGTPFREAHGIVGKIVAFCIKNKKKLTGLTMTEFLDFYGGFDEDVFKCLTVKQSVGARKERGGTAEETVRARIAEIESKER, encoded by the coding sequence ATGACTGAAAAAGTGGAGAAGCCCTGGGGGGGGCGGTTCAGCGAGGATACCGATAAAGCCGTAGAGGCCTTTACTGCTTCGCTTCATTTTGACCGTCGCCTTTACCGCTACGATATCGAGGGCAGCATCGCCCACGCGCGCATGCTTGCCAGGCAGGGGATCGTCAAAAAAAATGAAAGTCGGGCGATCATTGCCGGCCTGAAGGAGATACTGAAGGATATTGAAGATGAAACGTTTTTCTTCAATCCTGACGACGAAGACATTCACATGGCGATCGAAAAGGCGCTGACTGTCCGGATCGGCGAGGTCGGAGGGAAGCTCCACTCGGCAAGAAGCAGAAATGACCAGGTGGCCTTGGATGAACGCCTTTATCTGAGGGCGGAAACAGACGAGTTCATTAACCTTGTCCGCGATCTGCAAGGGGCGCTCCTGGAGCAGGCAAAAAAGGAAACAGGCGTTATTCTACCTGGTTACACCCACATGCAGAAGGCGCAGCCGGTTCTTTTGTCTCACTATCTTCTTTCCTTCTGGGAAATGTTTGACCGCGACTTGTCGCGTCTCCATGATTGCCGGGTGCGGATGAATGTAATGCCCCTGGGGGCGGCGGCTCTGGCAGGAACGGGACTTCCCATTGACCGTAAGTACGTTGCCCGCCTCCTCAAATTTCCGCGGGTGACGGAAAATAGCATGGATACGGTCTCCGACCGGGATTTCGTCGCCGAATTCATTTTTGTCGCATCGCTCATCATGGCGCACCTGAGCCGTTTTTGCGAGGATCTGGTGCTCTGGTCAACCGACGAGTTCGGCTATATTGAGATCGCCGACTCGTTTACAACCGGCAGCAGCATTATGCCGCAAAAGAAAAATCCGGATGTGGCGGAGCTGATCAGGGGAAAGACAGGCCGTGTTTACGGCGATCTCGTAGCCATTCTGACTCTCCTCAAGGGGCTACCGATGACGTACAACCGTGATTTGCAGGAGGACAAGGAAGCGCTGTTTGATGCGCTCGACACCACGAAGGCCTCCCTGCGGATTTTTACCATGATGATCGGCCATATTGCCTTTAGACGGGAAAAGATGGCAACGGGCGCCGAAGGGGGATTTTCCACGGCGACTGACATCGCCGAATATCTCGTGCGCAAAGGAACGCCGTTTCGCGAAGCGCATGGCATTGTCGGGAAAATAGTCGCGTTTTGCATCAAAAACAAAAAAAAGCTGACGGGGTTGACCATGACGGAGTTTCTTGATTTTTACGGCGGTTTCGATGAAGATGTGTTTAAATGCTTAACCGTAAAACAGTCTGTGGGCGCCCGGAAGGAAAGAGGCGGAACGGCCGAGGAGACGGTGCGCGCGAGGATTGCGGAAATTGAGAGCAAAGAAAGATGA